A stretch of Corynebacterium timonense DNA encodes these proteins:
- a CDS encoding PPA1309 family protein, translated as MLSQQALNKAMMEAVEFVHAEGWDAGPTLFALVPTELLVDQVDELERDAPLTLVVQDIPDHILPGSEELAEYVARLAWPRDVEGVVLAQEIMFRDASAPENDPPRAARLFSGVLRDDELELTLLQLRPTEEELEHKGPFAHDDIELRGGPGVAPHVLAALRYGLDQDLDQDGDQDLDGDEL; from the coding sequence ATGCTGTCCCAGCAAGCACTCAACAAAGCGATGATGGAAGCCGTGGAGTTCGTCCACGCCGAAGGGTGGGACGCCGGGCCGACCCTGTTCGCCCTCGTCCCCACCGAGCTGCTCGTCGACCAGGTCGACGAGCTTGAACGCGACGCCCCACTCACCCTCGTGGTGCAAGACATCCCCGACCACATCCTGCCGGGCTCGGAGGAACTCGCCGAGTACGTCGCCCGCCTCGCCTGGCCCCGCGACGTCGAGGGCGTCGTCCTCGCCCAAGAGATCATGTTCCGCGACGCCTCCGCACCGGAGAACGACCCGCCGCGGGCGGCACGCCTGTTTTCCGGGGTGCTGCGCGACGACGAGCTCGAGCTGACCCTGCTGCAGCTGCGCCCCACGGAGGAGGAGCTGGAGCACAAGGGTCCCTTCGCCCACGACGACATCGAGCTACGCGGCGGCCCCGGCGTCGCCCCGCACGTGCTTGCCGCCCTGCGCTACGGGCTCGACCAGGACCTCGACCAAGACGGCGACCAGGACCTCGACGGGGATGAACTCTAA